From a single Mangifera indica cultivar Alphonso chromosome 19, CATAS_Mindica_2.1, whole genome shotgun sequence genomic region:
- the LOC123202854 gene encoding uncharacterized protein LOC123202854 has product MNAPKISMTFHHNSPPLMIITQAFSISFFLFLHSHSLALALVAPSKDGPSSLVNSVCKGTTQCSYNDCVAALALDPKTLSTTNVKLLAKTALNLAISNTTNSQTYIDKMAKKEKSSPRLKSALEFCVSQYQYSVNSFKSALRQLDVDPMTANFDAKVASDGANYCAGRLNSEGFRSQDVDSVRVKINHVLIYSDIGYTVTSKMD; this is encoded by the coding sequence ATGAATGCGCCGAAAATTTCAATGACTTTTCATCATAATTCTCCTCCATTGATGATCATAACACAAGcattttccatttctttcttcttatttCTTCACTCTCATTCGCTTGCGCTCGCCCTTGTGGCACCAAGCAAAGATGGTCCATCCAGTTTAGTCAATAGCGTTTGCAAAGGAACGACCCAATGCAGTTACAACGATTGTGTAGCCGCTCTCGCGCTAGATCCTAAAACCTTGTCTACAACGAACGTGAAGTTGCTAGCGAAGACAGCGCTCAACTTGGCTATATCTAATACCACAAACAGCCAAACATACATCGACAAGATGGCGAAGAAGGAAAAATCTTCACCGAGACTGAAATCGGCACTCGAGTTCTGCGTTTCACAATATCAATATAGTGTGAATTCATTCAAAAGCGCTTTGCGCCAATTGGATGTAGATCCAATGACTGCAAATTTTGATGCAAAAGTTGCTTCTGACGGTGCAAATTACTGTGCAGGCAGGCTGAATTCTGAAGGTTTTCGATCTCAAGATGTGGATTCAGTTAGGGTTAAAATCAATCATGTGCTGATTTATAGTGACATTGGTTATACGGTTACCAGTAAGATGGACTGA
- the LOC123202856 gene encoding uncharacterized protein LOC123202856 encodes MLAPKVSMTFHQNSPPLMIITQVVSISFLLLLHSPSPALALPTSSTHNPSSLVDSVCKEANEEGHLNYNDCVAALMLDPKALSARNKKLLAKIELNLALSNSTSSLTYIDAMAKKEKSSPALKSALEYCVSQYKDTVQCFKMALMDLDVDPEAANYDAFVANDGQYYCGEPARPTVMANCD; translated from the coding sequence ATGCTTGCACCCAAAGTTTCAATGACTTTTCATCAGAATTCTCCTCCATTGATGATCATAACACAAGTAGTTTCCATTTCTTTCCTCTTACTTCTTCACTCTCCCTCTCCAGCTCTCGCCCTCCCGACATCAAGCACCCACAATCCATCTAGTTTAGTCGATAGCGTTTGCAAAGAAGCGAACGAAGAGGGCCATTTAAATTACAACGATTGTGTTGCCGCTCTTATGTTAGATCCTAAAGCCTTGTCTGCAAGGAACAAGAAATTGTTGGCGAAGATCGAGCTAAACTTGGCTCTATCTAATTCCACAAGCAGCCTAACATACATCGATGCAATGGCAAAGAAGGAAAAATCTTCACCAGCACTGAAATCGGCACTCGAGTACTGCGTTTCACAGTATAAAGATACTGTGCAGTGTTTTAAAATGGCTTTGATGGATTTGGATGTTGATCCTGAGGCTGCAAATTATGATGCGTTTGTTGCTAATGATGGTCAATATTACTGTGGAGAGCCAGCACGACCCACTGTCATGGCCAATTGTGATTAG